Proteins from one Miscanthus floridulus cultivar M001 unplaced genomic scaffold, ASM1932011v1 fs_220_2_3, whole genome shotgun sequence genomic window:
- the LOC136530849 gene encoding uncharacterized protein — translation MRETAARWKGRRRGFAMDGSKLVAIANVRGCLESEGSATRRSPSRSPRRGRSPRRSSPAPPVPAPPGKPPLPILSSFLRRGSSSWWFSNGNTHGRDSTTATTSSRATRRRWWSDPDGSQEDYGSSSLEEEEYYYDYEDDAAFPGFGGAGELFDEPWFSKVFKMYGFLLPVMLVSMFAATGTKAFLMAMAFPLGQSAISFLLDAVWGRRKGSGVPATAVGADDNTKSSSSGDGWGASKSSGGYGGWDELLDNNTAAAQEAKRSSNSFSAGNTGYSTKSRPSATGEEDADYAAAAAGRGRVDQWTVKD, via the exons ATGAGGGAGACGGCGGCGAGGTGGAAGGGGCGGAGGAGAGGATTCGCCATGGATGGGAGCAAACTGGTCGCCATTGCCAACGTGAGGGGATGTCTCGA GTCTGAAGGGTCGGCGACTCGGCGTTCCCCTTCCCGCTCCCCTCGGAGGGGGCGCTCCCCTCGGAGGTCCTCGCCAGCGCCTCCAGTTCCAGCACCACCAGGCAAACCGCCCCTTCCTatcctctcctccttcctccgcCGCGGCTCCTCCAGCTGGTGGTTCTCCAACGGCAACACCCATGGAAGAGacagcaccaccgccaccacgagCAGCAgggcgacgaggaggaggtggtggtccgACCCCGACGGCAGCCAAGAAGACTACGGTTCCTCTTCTCTAGAGGAGGAGGAATACTATTATGATTACGAGGATGACGCTGCGTTCCCCGGATTTGGTGGTGCCGGGGAACTGTTCGACGAGCCCTGGTTCTCCAAG GTATTTAAGATGTACGGATTCCTGCTACCGGTGATGCTTGTGTCCATGTTTGCTGCAACGGGGACAAAGGCCTTTCTAATGGCCATGGCGTTCCCGCTCGGTCAGTCGGCCATATCATTTTTGCTTGACGCTGTATGGGGAAGGAGAAAAGGCAGTGGCGTTCCCGCAACCGCTGTTGGAGCTGATGATAACAccaagagcagcagcagtggagaTGGCTGGGGAGCCAGCAAAAGCAGTGGCGGATATGGAGGATGGGATGAGCTTCTGGACAACAACACTGCTGCTGCCCAGGAGGCGAAGAGGAGCAGCAACTCATTCTCAGCTGGCAACACTGGTTACAGCACGAAATCGCGGCCTTCAGCGACTGGGGAGGAAGATGCGGATtatgctgccgctgctgctggtcGTGGAAGAGTGGATCAGTGGACTGTAAAAGACTAG